A DNA window from Acomys russatus chromosome 7, mAcoRus1.1, whole genome shotgun sequence contains the following coding sequences:
- the LOC127192249 gene encoding olfactory receptor 52P1-like: MLIFNHSNSMTFTLMGVPGLESQHLWLSVPFTSMLLAILIGNGAILFLVVRHPTLHTPMYLFLALLMVADLISTLALVPKVLCLFWFDDRVIGASACFTQMFFIHGASVVRSALLVAMAFDRFVAVCQPLRYNTILSHSLVGRLGLVAFAKGVILILPMPLLLQRLTFCHRIIPHTYCEHMAVVKMACSNTTPNRIYGLFVVLLVVGLDLLLIGFSYVLILQAVLRLNSQDATFKALNTCSAHLFVILITYVPALFSSITHRLGRNIPPHAHITLANLYLLVPSTFNPIIYGIKMKEIRDKVARCLCR; this comes from the coding sequence ATGTTAATCTTCAACCACTCCAACTCCATGACTTTCACGCTGATGGGTGTACCTGGCTTAGAGTCTCAACACTTGTGGCTCTCGGTTCCATTCACCTCCATGCTCTTGGCCATTCTCATCGGCAATGGGGCTATCCTCTTCTTGGTTGTCAGACACCCCACACTTCACACACCAATGTACCTGTTCCTGGCCCTGCTGATGGTGGCTGACCTCATCTCTACTCTAGCTCTTGTGCCCAAGGTCCTGTGCCTCTTCTGGTTTGATGATCGGGTCATAGGTGCCTCTGCCTGTTTCACACAGATGTTTTTCATCCACGGAGCATCAGTGGTACGATCAGCCCTGCTTGTTGCGATGGCCTTTGACCGTTTTGTGGCTGTATGTCAGCCACTGCGCTACAACACCATTCTGAGTCATTCTCTAGTTGGACGCTTAGGACTGGTGGCATTCGCCAAGGGTGTGATCCTTATCCTGCCCATGCCTCTTCTTCTTCAAAGGCTGACTTTCTGTCACAGGATCATTCCCCACACATACTGTGAGCACATGGCTGTGGTAAAAATGGCCTGTAGTAACACCACACCCAATCGTATTTATGGGCTCTTCGTGGTCTTGCTTGTAGTGGGGCTTGATCTGCTTCTAATTGGCTTCTCGTATGTCCTCATCCTGCAGGCTGTGCTACGCCTCAACTCTCAAGATGCCACCTTCAAAGCCCTCAATACCTGCTCAGCCCACCTCTTTGTCATTCTCATCACTTATGTACCTGCACTGTTTTCATCTATCACCCACCGCCTCGGCCGCAATATTCCACCTCATGCTCACATTACCCTTGCCAATCTTTACCTTCTCGTACCTTCAACGTTCAACCCGATTATCTATGGTATAAAAATGAAGGAGATACGGGACAAGGTGGCCAGATGCTTGTGCAGATGA